A genomic window from Silene latifolia isolate original U9 population chromosome Y, ASM4854445v1, whole genome shotgun sequence includes:
- the LOC141626903 gene encoding uncharacterized protein LOC141626903 — MNPYVPDQLICIDMVLIDEEGSCVHATTCGNSLIERFRSILTEGDVYVMNYFAIESNKSPYRVVRSFSLTLTLRRLITSESSIIPRHRIDFVSFNTLEQRRLKLEVLIDYLTLLHCQAEVMETI, encoded by the exons ATGAATCCCTATGTCCCAGACCAACTAATCTGCATAGATATGGTCCTTATAGACGAAGAG GGCAGTTGCGTTCATGCAACCACATGTGGCAATTCTCTAATTGAAAGGTTCCGTTCAATACTCACTGAGGGAGATGTTTATGTGATGAACTACTTTGCTATTGAATCGAACAAATCACCATATCGTGTTGTTAGAAGTTTCAGTTTAACACTTACATTAAGAAGATTAATTACATCGGAAAGTTCCATAATTCCAAGACACAGAATTGACTTTGTATCTTTCAACACTTTAGAACAACGCCGACTCAAACTGGAAGTTCTTATAG ATTACTTAACTTTACTACATTGTCAAGCTGAAGTTATGGAGACAATTTAG